Proteins encoded together in one Hydrotalea sp. window:
- the secY gene encoding preprotein translocase subunit SecY, whose product MTSAQQFAKNFANGGGGFAKATELKQRILFTLGALLVYRLGSHIPLPGIDAGALERLFNQQGKGILGMFDVFSGGSLSRMTIFALSIMPYISASIIMQLLSATIPSLEKLKKEGGAGYQRILQYTRQLTVVLALFQAYGVSLGLSSADGIVVNPGILFMVTSVITLTSGTMFLMWLSEQITQRGVGQGASVLIFAGILANLPLAIVQVLELGRSGALSVFLIVAVFLLMIVMIAFIVFMERAQRRVVVNYPKRQVGLNRMAGGEASHIPIKINVSGVIPPIFASALLLLPTTILGFLGQAGNDAAWLQWLNTFLGRGALGHNIFYAALIIFFAFFYTAVVFNANETADNLRKQGGIVLGHRPGEDTAKYFDYILSRLTVVGALYLVVVCLLPEILISKYSLPFYLGGTSILIVVSVTMDTITQVQGHLFAHQYENLLKKARMSGNNFGNINLPR is encoded by the coding sequence ATGACCAGCGCACAACAATTTGCTAAAAACTTTGCTAATGGCGGCGGCGGCTTCGCCAAGGCCACCGAATTAAAACAACGCATCCTTTTCACCCTCGGGGCATTGTTGGTATATCGCTTGGGATCGCACATCCCATTGCCGGGGATAGACGCCGGCGCGCTCGAAAGATTATTTAACCAACAGGGCAAGGGCATCTTGGGCATGTTCGATGTTTTTTCGGGTGGCTCGCTCAGCCGCATGACGATATTCGCCCTCAGCATCATGCCCTATATTTCGGCCTCGATTATCATGCAATTATTGTCGGCCACCATCCCCAGCTTGGAAAAATTAAAGAAGGAGGGCGGGGCCGGCTACCAACGAATTTTACAATACACACGGCAATTGACCGTGGTGTTGGCCTTGTTCCAGGCCTATGGCGTGTCGCTTGGCCTGTCATCGGCCGATGGCATTGTTGTCAACCCCGGGATTCTTTTCATGGTAACCTCGGTGATAACCCTGACGTCGGGCACGATGTTTTTGATGTGGCTGTCGGAACAAATAACCCAACGCGGCGTGGGCCAGGGGGCATCGGTGCTTATTTTTGCTGGCATTTTGGCCAACCTGCCGCTAGCGATCGTTCAGGTGTTGGAATTGGGGCGCAGTGGTGCCCTCAGCGTGTTCCTTATCGTTGCGGTGTTTTTGCTGATGATAGTCATGATTGCCTTCATCGTTTTTATGGAACGGGCGCAACGTCGCGTGGTGGTCAATTACCCCAAACGCCAGGTTGGTTTGAACCGCATGGCGGGGGGCGAGGCCAGCCATATCCCGATAAAAATTAACGTGTCGGGCGTTATTCCGCCGATATTTGCCTCTGCCCTGCTGTTGTTGCCGACCACCATTTTGGGGTTTTTGGGCCAGGCGGGGAACGATGCCGCATGGTTGCAATGGTTGAACACATTTTTGGGGCGCGGCGCATTGGGGCATAATATTTTCTACGCCGCCTTGATTATTTTCTTCGCCTTTTTTTACACCGCGGTGGTTTTTAACGCCAACGAAACGGCTGATAATTTGCGAAAGCAAGGCGGCATCGTGCTTGGCCATCGCCCGGGAGAGGACACCGCGAAATACTTCGATTATATTTTGTCGCGTTTGACCGTGGTTGGCGCATTGTATTTGGTGGTGGTTTGTTTATTGCCAGAAATTTTAATTTCAAAATATTCCTTGCCGTTTTATTTGGGCGGCACGTCGATTTTGATTGTGGTCAGCGTGACGATGGATACCATCACGCAGGTCCAGGGGCATCTGTTCGCCCATCAATATGAAAATCTGCTGAAGAAGGCGCGTATGAGCGGCAATAACTTCGGTAATATAAACCTCCCAAGATAG
- the rplO gene encoding 50S ribosomal protein L15: MRIGRGIGSGKGKTGGRGGKGQTARSGVRIKGFEGGQTPLYRRLPKRGFKNHTRLQLVTMPLGRIEKFINEKKLSADNISEETLIAAGVIKKTKDGVRLVAGKGEWKTKATFNVHGASSGAEKLITSAGGSLTIFKKEAPKKIGKRGQRRIDSVKKREARNAGIAKTAKAS; the protein is encoded by the coding sequence ATGCGCATCGGTCGTGGCATTGGCTCGGGCAAGGGCAAAACCGGTGGCCGTGGTGGTAAGGGGCAAACCGCCCGTAGCGGCGTGCGGATAAAAGGTTTTGAGGGCGGTCAAACACCGCTTTATCGTCGTTTGCCAAAACGCGGTTTTAAAAACCACACGCGGTTGCAATTGGTTACCATGCCACTTGGCCGTATCGAAAAATTCATCAACGAAAAAAAATTATCGGCTGATAATATCAGCGAGGAAACATTAATCGCCGCTGGCGTTATCAAAAAAACCAAGGATGGCGTGCGGTTGGTCGCGGGCAAGGGCGAATGGAAAACCAAGGCGACATTTAACGTGCATGGCGCGTCATCGGGTGCGGAAAAATTAATCACCTCGGCAGGCGGCAGTCTGACGATATTTAAAAAGGAAGCACCAAAGAAAATTGGCAAACGCGGTCAACGACGGATTGATTCGGTGAAAAAACGCGAGGCACGCAATGCAGGCATTGCAAAAACGGCGAAAGCCTCTTAG
- the rpmD gene encoding 50S ribosomal protein L30 — translation MNDKQSSGGKITIKQVKSPIRRVAHQRVVLKGLGLGKIGRIRVLQDTPSIRGMIKIVEHLIEVSKA, via the coding sequence ATGAACGACAAACAATCATCCGGCGGGAAAATTACAATCAAACAAGTGAAGAGCCCGATTCGCCGCGTGGCGCACCAACGCGTCGTGCTGAAAGGCTTGGGGTTGGGCAAAATTGGCCGGATACGCGTGTTGCAAGACACGCCGTCGATTCGCGGCATGATAAAAATCGTCGAGCATTTGATAGAAGTCAGCAAGGCATAA
- the rpsE gene encoding 30S ribosomal protein S5, with protein sequence MQKRERDDSSYLIEKTVAVNRVCKVVKGGKRFGFAALVVVGDGKGRVGFASAKAREVPEAMKKATELAKRRMIKIPLRDKRTLYHDVMGHFGSGYVKMRSAVPGTGIIAGGPARAVFEALGVSDVVAKSVGSSNPHNMVKAILEGLQHTRSPRSVAERRNKTVSEVLGRASKEGDE encoded by the coding sequence ATGCAAAAAAGAGAACGAGACGACAGCAGTTATTTAATCGAAAAAACCGTGGCTGTTAACCGCGTTTGTAAAGTGGTTAAGGGCGGTAAAAGATTTGGCTTTGCGGCGTTGGTCGTGGTGGGCGATGGCAAGGGGCGGGTTGGCTTCGCTTCGGCCAAGGCGCGTGAAGTGCCCGAGGCGATGAAAAAAGCCACCGAATTGGCGAAACGCCGCATGATAAAGATTCCGCTCCGCGACAAACGTACCCTGTATCACGATGTGATGGGGCATTTTGGCTCGGGCTATGTTAAAATGCGTAGCGCGGTTCCCGGCACGGGCATTATCGCCGGTGGCCCGGCGCGCGCCGTGTTCGAGGCGCTTGGCGTCTCTGACGTGGTTGCAAAATCGGTTGGCAGTTCTAACCCACACAACATGGTTAAGGCGATATTGGAAGGGTTGCAACATACCCGCTCGCCGCGTTCGGTTGCCGAACGCCGTAACAAAACCGTGAGCGAGGTGTTGGGCCGCGCCAGCAAAGAAGGCGACGAATAA
- the rplR gene encoding 50S ribosomal protein L18, producing MKHDKSLIKRAVRQRYRLKKFGGGKWRVSVYRSNRHLQVQIIDDVASKTVVACSTMEKELRGKLKSTSNIEAATMVGKVLAERAKQAGIKAVMFDRGGYKYHGRVKAIAESLRSNGMEC from the coding sequence ATGAAACACGACAAATCACTCATCAAGCGCGCCGTACGGCAACGCTATCGTTTAAAAAAATTTGGCGGCGGCAAATGGCGCGTTTCGGTCTATCGCTCGAATCGTCATTTGCAAGTGCAAATTATCGACGACGTGGCGTCTAAAACCGTGGTGGCTTGCTCCACCATGGAAAAGGAATTGCGCGGCAAGTTGAAGAGCACTTCCAACATCGAGGCCGCCACCATGGTGGGCAAGGTGTTGGCCGAACGGGCGAAGCAGGCCGGTATAAAAGCCGTGATGTTCGACCGCGGCGGTTACAAATATCATGGCCGAGTAAAGGCGATTGCCGAATCGCTCCGCTCGAATGGTATGGAATGTTAA
- the rplF gene encoding 50S ribosomal protein L6, producing MSRLGKMPLEIPTGVEAKLEGGVFTAKGKIGTNTVKILPDIKAVIDGNKIVVSPLSDTKRAKIYWGTTRQLMKIAIEGASKGFTRKLEINGVGFRVAMQGKNLKLALGFSHDVIFPIPDNIKVAIEGDKGNVIAISGANKEAVGLCASLIRNLKKPEPYKGKGIKYAEETILRKEGKKK from the coding sequence ATGTCACGATTAGGAAAAATGCCGTTGGAAATCCCGACAGGGGTGGAGGCGAAGCTCGAGGGCGGCGTCTTTACCGCCAAGGGCAAAATCGGCACCAACACGGTTAAAATTTTACCCGATATTAAGGCGGTCATCGACGGCAATAAAATTGTCGTCAGCCCCTTAAGCGATACCAAGCGCGCCAAAATCTATTGGGGCACGACGCGCCAATTGATGAAAATTGCTATCGAGGGGGCGAGCAAGGGCTTCACCCGCAAATTAGAAATAAATGGCGTTGGCTTTCGCGTTGCGATGCAGGGCAAGAATTTGAAATTGGCATTGGGCTTCAGCCACGATGTTATTTTCCCGATACCTGATAATATCAAGGTCGCCATCGAAGGCGACAAGGGTAATGTCATCGCCATCAGCGGCGCGAATAAGGAGGCCGTCGGCCTGTGCGCCAGTCTTATTCGCAACCTGAAAAAACCCGAGCCCTACAAAGGCAAAGGGATTAAATACGCTGAGGAAACCATCCTCCGCAAAGAAGGCAAAAAGAAATAA
- the rpsH gene encoding 30S ribosomal protein S8 — MTAITDPLGDMLTRIRNGLHANLEQVEVPASKLRADVLSLLKNEGYINGYKEEEIRKGIKMLIVSLKYFNGEPSIKTLQRVSKPGRRVYSSFDQMKMVSNGLGIAVISTTKGLMTDHQARKGNIGGEVLFTVF; from the coding sequence ATGACAGCTATAACCGACCCATTGGGCGATATGCTCACCCGCATCAGGAACGGCCTCCATGCAAACCTCGAGCAAGTTGAGGTGCCGGCGTCGAAACTCCGCGCCGATGTGTTGAGCTTGTTGAAAAACGAAGGCTACATCAATGGCTACAAGGAAGAAGAAATTCGCAAGGGGATTAAAATGCTCATCGTTAGCTTGAAATATTTTAACGGCGAGCCATCGATTAAAACATTGCAACGGGTTTCAAAACCTGGGCGACGGGTTTATTCGTCCTTTGACCAAATGAAAATGGTCAGCAATGGCTTGGGGATTGCGGTTATTTCAACCACCAAGGGGTTGATGACCGACCACCAGGCGCGCAAGGGCAACATCGGTGGTGAGGTTCTGTTCACGGTATTCTAA
- the rpsN gene encoding 30S ribosomal protein S14, producing the protein MSKLSLVTRNQKREKMRDKYKNRRAKWKKVIYDKTTSLEEKFQAQLELQKIPRNASPVRVRLRCELTGRGRGNYRKFKMARHKFRQLASSGKIPGVTKASW; encoded by the coding sequence ATGTCAAAATTAAGCCTTGTCACCCGTAATCAAAAACGCGAAAAAATGCGCGATAAATATAAAAATCGCCGCGCCAAATGGAAAAAAGTGATTTACGACAAAACAACCAGCCTCGAGGAAAAATTCCAGGCACAGTTGGAATTGCAAAAAATCCCACGCAATGCCTCGCCGGTGCGGGTGCGGTTGCGTTGCGAATTAACCGGTCGCGGCCGTGGCAATTATCGCAAATTTAAAATGGCGCGCCATAAGTTTCGACAATTGGCGTCGTCGGGCAAAATCCCCGGCGTAACAAAAGCAAGTTGGTAG
- the rplE gene encoding 50S ribosomal protein L5, which translates to MAENNMTHDLSAQKKADKQARADRAKLPKQKPFYDKGPAPRLKTLYEKEVRDALQKQFGYKNAMMIPKLDKIVLNMGVGKATQDRKYIMGAEEDMKVISGQKPIVTRSKKSIATYKLRENMGIGVKVTLRGLRMYEFLDRLIMVALPRVRDFRGLKTKSFDGRGNYALGIKEQIIFPEINYDKIDSIRGMDIIICTTAKTDEEARALLTAFRLPFQLS; encoded by the coding sequence ATGGCAGAAAACAACATGACCCACGATTTGTCGGCACAAAAAAAGGCCGATAAGCAAGCCCGCGCCGACCGCGCCAAATTACCAAAACAAAAACCTTTCTATGATAAGGGGCCGGCGCCACGCCTTAAAACCCTTTATGAAAAAGAGGTGCGCGACGCCCTGCAAAAACAATTTGGTTACAAAAACGCAATGATGATTCCAAAATTGGATAAAATCGTGCTTAACATGGGGGTGGGCAAGGCGACCCAAGATAGGAAATATATCATGGGGGCCGAGGAAGACATGAAGGTTATCAGCGGGCAAAAACCAATTGTCACCCGTTCAAAAAAATCCATCGCGACCTACAAATTGCGCGAAAACATGGGCATCGGGGTGAAGGTCACCCTGCGCGGCCTGCGGATGTATGAATTTTTGGATAGGCTTATCATGGTCGCCCTGCCACGGGTGCGCGACTTCCGCGGTTTAAAAACCAAATCGTTCGACGGCCGTGGCAATTACGCCCTGGGGATTAAAGAACAGATTATTTTCCCCGAAATCAATTATGATAAAATCGATAGCATCCGTGGTATGGATATTATCATCTGCACCACCGCCAAAACCGATGAGGAAGCCCGCGCCTTGCTAACCGCGTTCCGCTTGCCCTTCCAACTTTCATAA
- the rplX gene encoding 50S ribosomal protein L24: MAQKIKKGDSVIVLTGKYKKQEGTVLEVWPKEQRLIVEGINIVKKTVRPSAENPNGGVIEKNASIHWSNVAVKDPDSGKPTRVGFKIEGDKKIRISKSSGKAL, translated from the coding sequence ATGGCACAAAAAATTAAAAAAGGTGACAGCGTTATCGTGCTCACCGGCAAATATAAAAAGCAAGAGGGCACGGTGCTCGAGGTCTGGCCGAAGGAACAACGGCTGATAGTCGAGGGCATCAATATCGTGAAAAAAACGGTGCGGCCATCGGCTGAAAACCCAAATGGTGGTGTCATCGAAAAAAATGCCTCCATCCATTGGTCGAATGTCGCGGTCAAGGACCCCGACAGCGGCAAACCGACTCGCGTTGGTTTCAAAATCGAAGGCGACAAAAAAATCAGAATAAGCAAATCATCAGGCAAGGCACTATAG
- the rplN gene encoding 50S ribosomal protein L14, with amino-acid sequence MIQVETFLEVADNSGGRLLQCIKVLGGSKRRYASVGDVIVVSIKEAIPKGRVQKGEVHRAVIVRTAKEIKRPDGSTIKFDTNAAVLVNKQNEPIGTRIFGPVVRELRAKQFMKIISLAPEVL; translated from the coding sequence ATGATACAGGTCGAAACATTTTTAGAAGTTGCTGATAATTCCGGCGGCCGCTTGTTGCAATGTATTAAGGTGCTCGGCGGGTCGAAACGGCGTTATGCCTCGGTCGGCGATGTGATTGTCGTCTCGATTAAGGAAGCGATTCCCAAAGGCCGCGTGCAAAAGGGCGAGGTTCACCGCGCCGTGATTGTTCGCACCGCCAAGGAAATCAAACGCCCCGACGGCTCGACGATTAAATTTGATACCAACGCCGCGGTGTTGGTCAACAAACAAAACGAACCGATTGGCACGCGGATTTTCGGGCCGGTGGTCCGCGAATTACGCGCCAAACAATTCATGAAAATTATTTCATTAGCACCGGAGGTTTTATAA
- the rpmC gene encoding 50S ribosomal protein L29 — protein MAKEKTKRVDYRDKTAAELKTALLALRRAQFNLRFRKTQGNLEKPSEMRLNRRDIARIKTYMTMQNKKDTASKPTNNKTDKKKG, from the coding sequence ATGGCAAAAGAAAAAACAAAAAGAGTGGATTACCGCGATAAAACAGCGGCGGAATTAAAAACCGCCTTGCTGGCCCTGCGCCGCGCGCAATTCAACCTGCGCTTTCGCAAGACCCAGGGCAACTTGGAAAAGCCGTCTGAAATGCGTCTTAACCGCCGCGACATCGCCCGGATTAAAACCTACATGACCATGCAAAATAAAAAAGACACCGCCAGCAAACCAACGAACAATAAAACCGATAAGAAAAAAGGATAA
- the rplP gene encoding 50S ribosomal protein L16, whose product MMIPKKPKFRKAHKGRIHGMAKGASKLDFGSYGLKALEPERVTSRQLESARRAIVRQMKRQGKIWIRVFPDVPVSKKPAEVRMGKGKGAPEFWVCRVKPGRIIFEIDGVNDTIAHEAFALGAAKLPIKTRVVKRFSENY is encoded by the coding sequence ATGATGATACCCAAAAAACCCAAATTTAGGAAAGCCCACAAGGGCCGCATCCACGGCATGGCCAAGGGGGCGAGCAAGCTGGATTTTGGTAGTTACGGTTTGAAAGCGTTGGAGCCAGAACGCGTGACATCGCGCCAATTGGAATCGGCGCGACGCGCGATTGTGCGGCAAATGAAACGCCAAGGTAAAATTTGGATAAGGGTTTTCCCCGACGTGCCGGTTTCAAAAAAACCAGCCGAAGTCCGGATGGGTAAAGGGAAGGGTGCGCCGGAATTTTGGGTGTGCCGCGTGAAACCCGGGCGCATTATATTTGAAATCGATGGCGTCAACGACACCATTGCGCACGAGGCCTTTGCCCTGGGCGCGGCCAAATTACCAATCAAAACCCGCGTTGTAAAACGCTTTAGCGAAAATTATTAA
- the rplV gene encoding 50S ribosomal protein L22 gives MSKKATQRKLLPTEAMAVARNLRVAPRKLNLLAGMIRGKKVAEALRALTFSQKMAADPVKKTLASAIANAENNHNLDVDSLVVKEAFVGQGLMLKRFHTRARGRGVRIEKFFSHLTVVVASRTPEEIEQAKAKKQSKLEKSKEHKDGSKG, from the coding sequence ATGAGTAAAAAAGCAACCCAACGAAAATTATTGCCGACCGAGGCGATGGCCGTGGCGCGCAACCTGCGCGTTGCACCACGCAAATTGAATTTGCTGGCCGGCATGATAAGGGGTAAGAAGGTCGCTGAGGCCTTACGCGCCTTGACCTTTTCGCAAAAAATGGCGGCCGACCCGGTGAAAAAAACCCTGGCCTCGGCGATTGCCAATGCTGAAAACAACCATAATTTGGATGTTGATAGCTTGGTGGTGAAGGAGGCTTTCGTTGGCCAAGGGCTTATGTTAAAGCGTTTTCACACGCGGGCGCGTGGCCGTGGTGTGCGGATTGAAAAGTTTTTCTCGCACCTGACCGTGGTGGTGGCAAGCCGCACGCCGGAAGAAATCGAACAAGCAAAAGCAAAAAAACAAAGCAAACTAGAAAAGAGTAAGGAGCACAAAGATGGGTCAAAAGGTTAA
- the rpsS gene encoding 30S ribosomal protein S19 — protein sequence MTRSVWKGPFVDGYLLKKAEAVKATGRHDVIKIWSRRSTILPEFVGLTFGVHNGRKHIPVSVTEDMVGHKFGEFAPTRTFIAHSSNKTATTSE from the coding sequence ATGACCAGATCAGTTTGGAAAGGCCCATTTGTTGACGGCTATTTATTAAAGAAAGCCGAGGCGGTGAAGGCCACCGGTCGGCACGATGTTATCAAAATTTGGTCGCGTCGCTCAACCATTTTGCCAGAATTCGTGGGCTTAACCTTTGGCGTGCATAACGGCAGAAAACATATCCCCGTGTCGGTTACCGAAGACATGGTGGGTCACAAATTTGGTGAATTCGCGCCGACCCGCACTTTCATCGCTCACTCGTCAAATAAAACCGCGACAACGTCAGAATAA
- the rplB gene encoding 50S ribosomal protein L2 — MPIKTFKPTSAGRRSLILIDRSDLFKGRPVKSLTAGKMEHGGRNNKGRITMRWRGGGHKQRYRMIDFMRRKEGVAVVERIEYDPNRTAFIALIKYQDGELAYILAPQKLAVGDKVEAGENADIKPGNALPLKNIPLGTLIHNVELKPMKGGQIARSAGSFVQLAGREAGYAQIKLMSGELRKVRSDCLATIGTMSNPDWQNVKLGKAGRSRWMGRRGNVRGEVMNPVDHPHGGRTRGGRISMTPWGKPTKGYKTRKNKATDKYIIRSRHERTR, encoded by the coding sequence ATGCCTATTAAAACATTTAAACCAACCAGCGCCGGCAGACGCAGTTTGATTCTGATTGACCGCTCCGACCTTTTCAAGGGGCGACCGGTGAAATCATTGACAGCGGGTAAAATGGAACATGGCGGCCGCAACAACAAGGGGCGCATCACCATGCGCTGGCGCGGCGGTGGGCACAAACAACGTTACCGCATGATTGATTTTATGCGTCGGAAAGAGGGCGTGGCGGTGGTTGAACGTATCGAATACGACCCCAACCGCACGGCCTTTATCGCCTTGATTAAATACCAAGACGGCGAATTGGCCTATATCCTCGCGCCACAAAAATTGGCGGTCGGTGATAAGGTCGAGGCCGGCGAAAATGCCGATATCAAGCCAGGCAATGCCCTGCCGTTGAAGAATATCCCGCTGGGCACGCTGATTCATAATGTCGAATTAAAACCGATGAAGGGTGGGCAGATTGCCCGTTCGGCCGGTAGTTTTGTGCAATTGGCGGGGCGCGAAGCAGGCTATGCCCAGATTAAATTGATGAGCGGTGAATTGCGAAAAGTGCGGTCGGATTGTTTGGCAACCATCGGCACCATGAGCAACCCCGATTGGCAAAACGTGAAATTGGGCAAGGCCGGGCGGAGCCGTTGGATGGGTCGCCGTGGTAATGTGCGCGGCGAGGTGATGAACCCGGTCGACCACCCACACGGCGGTCGGACGCGCGGCGGTCGTATTTCGATGACACCATGGGGCAAACCAACCAAGGGCTACAAAACCCGTAAAAATAAAGCGACCGATAAATATATTATCCGCTCGCGCCACGAAAGAACAAGATAG
- a CDS encoding 50S ribosomal protein L23, giving the protein MSWKYYNNEKISMERCYEVIRRPLVTEKFTRMSQFNQVAFEVSKDASKPEIKQAVETLFKVKVLAINTVNVAGKFKNFRGKTGQRNGLRKAVVKLAAGQTIDLGATI; this is encoded by the coding sequence ATGAGTTGGAAATATTACAACAACGAAAAAATAAGCATGGAACGTTGCTACGAAGTCATTCGTCGCCCGTTGGTGACCGAAAAATTCACCCGCATGAGCCAATTTAACCAGGTGGCCTTCGAGGTCAGCAAGGACGCGAGCAAGCCCGAAATCAAACAAGCGGTCGAAACCCTGTTTAAGGTTAAGGTCTTGGCCATCAACACGGTTAATGTCGCCGGCAAATTCAAAAATTTTCGCGGCAAAACCGGCCAACGCAACGGCCTGCGCAAGGCGGTGGTCAAATTGGCCGCCGGTCAAACCATCGATTTGGGTGCAACGATATAA
- the rplD gene encoding 50S ribosomal protein L4, which translates to MTMKLSVINFEKKEVGSITLADDIFGLKPRPDILEQMVNWQLAKRRAGTHKVKNRAEINRTSKKMYAQKGTGQARHGSARVPQFRGGGRAFGPVVRSHAFKLNKKFRALAMRHALSAKAIGENIMVLDSLDIKTNKTSDLVKQFKKLGLINCLIIGGEQLPENMKQAAGNIKNIDVLPLAGINVYDIMRRHKLVLTQEAAEKVVLKLQGKLQDETAKKNEKKITAKIVKEAKAS; encoded by the coding sequence ATGACAATGAAACTTTCAGTTATTAATTTTGAAAAGAAAGAGGTGGGGAGCATCACCCTCGCCGATGATATTTTCGGCTTGAAGCCCCGCCCCGATATTTTGGAGCAGATGGTGAATTGGCAATTGGCCAAACGCCGCGCCGGCACGCATAAGGTGAAAAATCGCGCCGAGATTAATCGCACCTCGAAAAAAATGTATGCGCAAAAGGGCACTGGCCAAGCGCGCCATGGTTCGGCCCGCGTGCCGCAATTCCGCGGTGGTGGTCGTGCCTTTGGTCCAGTGGTGCGGTCGCACGCCTTCAAATTGAATAAAAAATTCCGCGCCTTGGCGATGCGCCATGCCCTGTCGGCAAAGGCTATCGGCGAAAACATCATGGTGCTGGACAGCTTAGATATTAAAACCAATAAAACCAGCGACCTGGTTAAACAATTTAAAAAATTGGGGTTGATCAACTGCCTGATTATCGGTGGTGAGCAATTGCCCGAAAACATGAAACAAGCCGCCGGCAATATTAAAAACATCGATGTCTTGCCCTTGGCTGGTATCAATGTTTACGACATCATGCGCCGCCATAAATTGGTGCTGACGCAGGAGGCCGCCGAAAAGGTAGTGCTAAAATTGCAAGGCAAATTGCAAGACGAAACCGCTAAGAAAAATGAAAAGAAAATTACCGCTAAAATCGTGAAGGAGGCGAAAGCATCATGA
- the rplC gene encoding 50S ribosomal protein L3 produces the protein MYNKMSREFKNQRTGMIAKKLGTTQVFQDGVMRAAVVLDVKGCLVTNTRTVEKNGYAAVQLGLVDKKEKHTNKPLSGEFKKLGVVAKRHLVEFRVATDAIPEIGSAITADHFAPGQFVDVIGVSKGKGFQGVMKRWNFGGGRATHGNSVSHRSHGSTGNRQDPGRVFKGKKMAGHMGDRRVTVQNLQIISADKEKGLIYIAGAVPGAPNSLVMIKDSVKKQRPKDAPYPGAFEKVAK, from the coding sequence ATGTATAATAAAATGAGCCGCGAATTTAAAAACCAACGCACCGGCATGATTGCCAAGAAGTTGGGCACGACGCAAGTCTTCCAAGACGGCGTCATGCGCGCCGCGGTGGTGCTGGATGTTAAGGGTTGCCTGGTCACCAACACCCGCACGGTCGAAAAAAATGGCTATGCGGCGGTGCAACTTGGCCTGGTGGATAAAAAAGAAAAACACACCAACAAACCATTGAGTGGCGAATTTAAAAAACTGGGCGTGGTCGCCAAACGACATTTGGTTGAATTCCGCGTCGCGACCGATGCTATCCCCGAAATCGGCAGTGCCATTACCGCCGACCATTTTGCCCCCGGGCAATTTGTCGATGTTATCGGCGTGTCAAAAGGGAAGGGTTTTCAAGGGGTTATGAAACGTTGGAACTTCGGCGGCGGTCGCGCGACCCACGGGAACTCGGTGTCGCATCGCTCGCACGGCTCGACCGGTAACCGCCAAGACCCGGGCCGCGTGTTTAAAGGCAAAAAAATGGCCGGCCATATGGGCGACCGACGCGTTACCGTGCAAAACTTGCAAATTATTTCCGCCGACAAGGAAAAAGGGTTGATTTATATCGCCGGCGCGGTGCCGGGCGCGCCCAATTCGCTGGTGATGATAAAAGATTCGGTTAAGAAACAACGGCCAAAAGACGCGCCATACCCGGGCGCGTTCGAGAAGGTTGCAAAATAA
- the rpsJ gene encoding 30S ribosomal protein S10: MEAQSIRIRLKAYDHRVLDESTSQIVNTAKSTGALVRGPIPLPTKIERYTVLRSPHVDKKSREQFEIRTHKRVLDITNHNPQTIDALMNLELAAGVDVEIKL, from the coding sequence ATGGAAGCACAAAGTATCCGCATTCGTTTGAAGGCCTATGACCATCGCGTTTTGGACGAATCGACCAGTCAAATCGTCAACACCGCGAAGAGCACCGGCGCGCTGGTGCGCGGCCCGATACCCTTGCCGACCAAAATCGAACGCTACACCGTGCTTCGCTCGCCGCACGTCGATAAAAAAAGCCGTGAACAATTTGAAATTCGCACCCACAAACGCGTGCTTGATATCACCAACCATAACCCGCAAACTATCGACGCCCTGATGAACCTTGAACTGGCGGCCGGTGTTGATGTCGAAATTAAATTGTAA